The Chryseobacterium nakagawai genome has a segment encoding these proteins:
- the catB gene encoding type B chloramphenicol O-acetyltransferase — translation MKNFFESPFKGKIIKDHIQNPNIIAGKYSYYSGYYHGHSFDDCARYLLPDRNDVDKLIIGSYCSIGSGASFIMCGNQGHRYDWISSFPFYYMSEVECFQNSKNAFELAGDTVIGNDVWIGTEAMVMAGIKIGDGAVIGSRALVTKDVEPYTIVGGNPAKPIRKRFSEQHIVLLLEMKWWDWDENVLEKAVPILCSADIGALYEFYKKMK, via the coding sequence ATGAAAAATTTCTTTGAAAGTCCTTTTAAAGGCAAAATCATAAAAGACCATATTCAAAACCCCAATATTATTGCCGGTAAATATTCCTATTACTCCGGATATTACCATGGGCACTCTTTTGATGACTGTGCTCGATATCTGCTTCCTGACAGAAATGATGTAGATAAATTAATTATTGGTTCCTATTGTTCTATTGGAAGTGGTGCCAGTTTTATCATGTGTGGAAATCAAGGACACCGTTATGATTGGATTTCAAGTTTCCCTTTCTATTATATGTCAGAAGTAGAGTGTTTCCAAAATAGTAAGAATGCTTTCGAATTGGCAGGGGATACTGTTATTGGAAATGATGTTTGGATTGGTACGGAGGCTATGGTAATGGCTGGAATTAAAATCGGAGATGGGGCTGTTATTGGCAGCCGTGCATTGGTGACAAAAGATGTAGAACCTTATACTATCGTAGGAGGAAATCCTGCAAAGCCTATCAGAAAAAGATTCAGTGAACAACATATCGTGCTACTTCTTGAAATGAAATGGTGGGATTGGGATGAAAATGTTCTTGAAAAAGCTGTTCCAATACTTTGCTCAGCAGATATTGGTGCTCTCTACGAATTTTATAAAAAAATGAAATAA
- a CDS encoding helix-turn-helix transcriptional regulator, whose translation MNDKKLKELRKNAKLTQQELAELVGVDRRSIISYEKGESIPAPIAKLLHILLETDYLVRLSANEINYVVINEEKEVEINHDYLNNLISDLKTQIIEKIDKLSDQERASSIIDRTYLRSIITHFDIKPKEISEAENIEEKLEIKKQ comes from the coding sequence ATGAACGATAAAAAATTAAAAGAATTACGTAAGAATGCTAAATTGACTCAACAAGAACTTGCTGAGTTAGTGGGTGTTGATAGAAGAAGTATTATTAGTTATGAAAAAGGAGAAAGTATTCCAGCCCCGATAGCGAAACTTCTTCACATTTTATTAGAAACTGATTATCTTGTAAGACTTTCGGCAAATGAAATTAATTATGTGGTAATTAACGAAGAAAAAGAAGTAGAAATTAATCATGATTATTTGAACAATTTAATTTCTGATCTTAAAACTCAAATAATTGAAAAAATTGATAAACTTTCAGATCAAGAAAGAGCCTCTAGTATAATTGATAGAACTTATTTACGTAGCATAATTACACATTTTGACATTAAGCCAAAAGAAATAAGTGAGGCTGAAAATATCGAAGAAAAACTTGAAATAAAAAAGCAGTAA
- the rnc gene encoding ribonuclease III, whose amino-acid sequence MELQKYFSKFLLKKRKRQLTERDYFLSTELKKVLGAEVQNIALYREAFSLKNSSKNQDINYERLEFLGDSVLGTIISCHLFQTYPQANEGYLTQMKSKIVNRKNLNKLGEDLRLTDLLQKQNNSAALGENISGNLFEALIGAIYLDFHYDFCRKIIMEKLLTPSEINKLENKIVSYKGLLLEWSQKKKVNIKYETCEEIQANKAVMFRCHVWLGDEKIANATDTSKKKAEEKAAQRAFYILNKKENILGNSKTL is encoded by the coding sequence ATGGAGTTACAGAAATACTTTTCTAAATTCCTTCTCAAAAAAAGAAAAAGACAGTTAACGGAAAGAGATTATTTTCTCAGCACTGAACTTAAAAAAGTTTTGGGTGCAGAGGTACAAAATATTGCTCTTTACCGCGAAGCTTTTTCTTTAAAAAATTCTTCTAAAAATCAAGACATCAACTACGAAAGGCTTGAATTTTTGGGAGATTCTGTTTTGGGTACAATTATTTCTTGTCATTTGTTCCAGACCTATCCTCAGGCTAACGAAGGATATCTGACACAAATGAAATCTAAGATTGTTAATAGGAAAAATCTTAATAAATTAGGGGAAGACCTTAGGCTTACAGATCTTCTGCAGAAGCAGAATAACTCTGCGGCTTTAGGTGAAAATATCTCCGGGAATTTATTTGAAGCTTTAATAGGGGCCATTTATTTGGATTTCCATTATGATTTTTGCAGAAAGATTATAATGGAAAAACTTCTGACGCCTTCCGAGATTAACAAACTTGAAAATAAAATTGTCAGCTACAAAGGTCTCCTTCTCGAATGGAGCCAGAAAAAGAAGGTAAATATAAAGTACGAAACTTGCGAGGAAATACAGGCTAATAAGGCAGTCATGTTCCGTTGTCATGTATGGCTGGGAGATGAAAAGATTGCTAATGCTACAGATACCTCCAAGAAAAAGGCTGAGGAAAAGGCAGCACAGAGGGCTTTTTATATTTTAAATAAAAAAGAAAACATACTTGGAAATTCAAAAACTTTATGA
- a CDS encoding IPExxxVDY family protein — protein MEIQKLYDLDDIEFEDIAIGLVRLAKDIPAHEFFYKINQLNNLSFSRKKDLVFHGGYYDYLFPRFEAYHKFSKTCFTFISNKSSESKQKKVQTELFTEEENIKFLLNNQVDVEYILHSSDQFPDFSVILLPENLVFPIQDYTLSSDEELYQIIQYYE, from the coding sequence TTGGAAATTCAAAAACTTTATGATCTTGATGATATAGAATTTGAAGATATTGCCATAGGATTGGTAAGATTAGCAAAAGATATACCCGCTCATGAGTTTTTCTACAAAATAAATCAACTTAACAATCTCAGTTTTTCAAGAAAAAAAGATCTTGTCTTTCATGGGGGTTATTATGATTATCTTTTTCCTAGGTTTGAGGCCTACCACAAGTTTTCTAAGACCTGTTTCACCTTTATTTCAAATAAATCTTCTGAAAGTAAACAAAAAAAAGTTCAAACCGAGCTCTTTACAGAAGAAGAAAACATTAAATTTTTATTAAATAATCAGGTAGATGTGGAATATATTCTGCATAGTTCGGATCAGTTTCCTGATTTTTCCGTAATTTTGCTCCCTGAAAATCTTGTGTTTCCAATTCAAGACTATACACTGAGTTCTGATGAGGAACTTTATCAAATTATCCAGTATTATGAATAA
- a CDS encoding acyl carrier protein: MSDIASRVKAIIADKLDVEETEVTPEASFTNDLGADSLDTVELIMEFEKEFNIQIPDDQAEKITTVGHAIAYIEEVVNK; the protein is encoded by the coding sequence ATGTCAGACATTGCATCAAGAGTAAAAGCTATCATCGCTGATAAGCTTGACGTTGAAGAAACAGAAGTAACTCCTGAAGCTAGCTTCACTAACGATTTAGGAGCAGATTCACTAGATACAGTTGAGTTAATCATGGAATTCGAAAAAGAATTTAATATTCAGATCCCTGATGACCAAGCTGAAAAAATTACTACTGTAGGGCACGCTATCGCTTACATCGAAGAAGTAGTAAATAAATAA
- a CDS encoding helix-turn-helix domain-containing protein, giving the protein MSDKSSVLKKVKKIVSTEVGITGAELVSQCRKQEFVYARMIFTCICNKRFGITQREIAAYLKLKQPMISLYLSNTIKDLEFNERFIKKYNSCYERLKKLDEVYNKLETRNRILSK; this is encoded by the coding sequence ATGAGTGACAAGAGCAGCGTTCTTAAAAAAGTTAAAAAAATAGTCTCAACCGAAGTTGGAATAACAGGGGCGGAATTAGTTTCCCAGTGTAGAAAACAAGAATTTGTTTATGCAAGAATGATATTCACATGTATCTGCAACAAACGATTTGGAATAACACAAAGGGAAATAGCAGCTTATCTGAAGTTAAAGCAACCCATGATAAGCTTGTATCTCTCCAATACTATAAAGGACCTTGAATTCAATGAAAGGTTCATAAAAAAGTACAACTCATGCTATGAGAGATTAAAAAAGCTTGATGAGGTTTACAATAAGCTAGAGACTAGGAATAGAATATTATCAAAATAA
- a CDS encoding NADPH-dependent FMN reductase, with protein MNTVIGLIAGSLRKESFSKKIAKALLPMTPQGFEFKIISIDNLPIYNQDFDDYNNVPESYAKFRHEIKNIGGVIFITPEYNRSVPAVLKNAIDVGSRPAGKNGWDGKPGAVFSNSPGNLSAFGANHHLRQSLVFLNIPAMQQPEVYLPHIDKAWDENGNLNDDMKGFLQKAVDAYIEWFKKNSSS; from the coding sequence ATGAATACAGTAATCGGACTTATAGCAGGAAGTTTGCGCAAAGAGTCTTTCTCTAAAAAGATAGCGAAGGCATTACTTCCTATGACTCCTCAGGGTTTTGAATTTAAAATTATTTCAATTGACAATTTACCTATATACAATCAGGATTTTGATGATTATAATAATGTCCCGGAATCCTATGCGAAATTTAGACATGAAATAAAAAATATTGGCGGAGTTATTTTTATTACTCCGGAATATAACAGATCAGTTCCTGCGGTATTGAAAAATGCTATTGATGTTGGTTCTAGGCCGGCAGGTAAAAATGGTTGGGATGGAAAACCAGGGGCAGTATTTAGTAATTCGCCAGGGAATCTCTCTGCTTTCGGGGCTAATCATCACTTAAGACAGAGTTTGGTGTTTCTTAATATTCCGGCGATGCAGCAACCTGAAGTTTATCTTCCTCATATTGATAAAGCATGGGATGAGAACGGAAACTTAAATGATGATATGAAAGGTTTTCTTCAGAAGGCTGTAGATGCTTATATTGAATGGTTTAAGAAGAATAGTAGCTCGTAA
- a CDS encoding DEAD/DEAH box helicase → MAVAEIVKENAPNLFTIDKPKFTLRPYQKEAVDSGVDFFKSDSNKNKILILPTGAGKSVVIANILAPLEGKTIILQPSKEILEQNFAKYISSGYRASIYSASAGQKKVDTITFCTIGSIINKKHLFQGLEYIIIDECHAVNPKGGMYEEFISAFPKAKVLGLTATPYRLSNDSFGAQLKFLTRTRPKIFDEVLYYVQNSELFDNGYLSKLEYFAFNVVDRSMLQVNSTGTDFTEQSLRRYYKVIDMPSKIVEYSMRLLAKRKNLLIFCSLIEEAETVSKRIPGSVVLTGQTRKEDREKILTQFKSGKIRCVVNVGVLTTGFDYPELECVLIARSTMSLALYYQIVGRAMRISQKKENAWIVDLGGNINFFGKIETMKIEQTPNGLFFISNNGRQLTNVPFQK, encoded by the coding sequence ATGGCAGTAGCAGAAATCGTAAAAGAAAATGCTCCCAACCTATTTACTATTGACAAACCAAAGTTCACCTTAAGACCTTATCAAAAAGAAGCTGTTGATTCTGGAGTTGACTTTTTTAAAAGCGACTCAAATAAAAATAAAATCTTAATTCTTCCTACCGGAGCAGGTAAATCTGTAGTAATTGCAAACATACTTGCTCCCCTGGAAGGGAAAACAATCATTTTACAGCCTTCAAAGGAAATCCTGGAACAGAACTTTGCAAAGTACATCAGTAGTGGATATCGGGCTTCTATTTACTCAGCATCAGCAGGTCAAAAGAAAGTTGATACAATAACATTCTGTACGATTGGAAGTATTATCAATAAGAAACATTTATTCCAGGGCCTTGAGTATATTATAATTGACGAATGCCATGCAGTTAACCCCAAAGGAGGAATGTATGAGGAATTCATAAGTGCTTTCCCAAAAGCTAAAGTACTTGGATTAACAGCAACGCCTTACAGACTTTCAAATGATAGTTTTGGCGCACAACTTAAGTTCTTGACGAGAACAAGACCTAAAATATTTGATGAGGTACTTTATTACGTCCAGAATTCAGAATTGTTTGATAATGGTTACCTCTCTAAACTTGAGTATTTCGCCTTCAATGTTGTTGATAGATCAATGCTTCAGGTTAATAGTACTGGAACTGACTTTACAGAGCAATCCTTAAGACGGTATTACAAAGTAATAGATATGCCTTCAAAGATAGTTGAATACTCTATGAGGCTTTTAGCAAAAAGAAAAAACTTATTGATTTTCTGCTCTCTCATTGAAGAAGCTGAGACTGTGTCAAAGAGAATTCCCGGATCTGTAGTTCTAACTGGACAAACAAGGAAAGAAGACAGGGAAAAGATTCTAACTCAATTCAAATCTGGAAAGATAAGATGTGTAGTTAATGTGGGGGTGCTCACAACGGGATTCGATTATCCGGAGTTAGAATGCGTTTTAATAGCCAGATCAACTATGTCACTTGCCTTATACTACCAGATTGTTGGAAGAGCAATGAGGATCTCACAAAAAAAAGAAAATGCCTGGATAGTTGACCTTGGAGGGAATATCAACTTTTTCGGCAAAATAGAAACAATGAAAATAGAGCAGACGCCAAACGGATTGTTTTTTATATCCAACAACGGCAGACAGCTTACGAATGTACCATTTCAAAAGTAA
- a CDS encoding ERF family protein, whose translation MKALYKSLAAFQQEVPVIHKDTQGYGYSYADLPAIFEIINPLLKINGLGFTQPINGKEIKTIIFHTETGESIESTIEIPEGVQLKGMNDYQVLGSAITYLRRYALASILGLVTDKDTDGNGVEKKQNNAVQKPPVNQKPADPKPLNILKVGSKAWNSLTEKVSKGETVTKEELKKYFDIKEVEKDLETLNIF comes from the coding sequence ATGAAAGCATTATATAAATCATTAGCTGCTTTTCAGCAAGAGGTTCCTGTAATACATAAAGACACTCAGGGTTATGGTTATTCATATGCAGATCTTCCTGCAATATTTGAAATAATAAATCCATTATTAAAAATTAACGGTTTAGGTTTTACGCAGCCAATAAATGGAAAAGAAATCAAAACTATAATCTTTCATACGGAGACAGGAGAGTCTATTGAAAGCACAATCGAAATTCCTGAAGGGGTACAGTTAAAGGGGATGAACGATTATCAAGTTTTAGGATCTGCAATAACTTATTTACGAAGATATGCTCTAGCTTCTATACTGGGGTTAGTAACAGATAAAGATACAGATGGAAATGGTGTTGAGAAAAAGCAAAATAATGCAGTACAAAAACCACCTGTAAATCAAAAGCCAGCTGATCCAAAACCTTTGAATATTCTAAAAGTAGGTTCTAAAGCATGGAATAGCTTGACAGAAAAAGTCTCCAAAGGTGAAACAGTCACTAAAGAAGAGTTAAAAAAATACTTCGATATCAAAGAAGTTGAAAAAGATCTTGAAACCTTAAACATATTCTAA
- a CDS encoding Lin1244/Lin1753 domain-containing protein — MSKKDSYYFSHDSNARNDEKLLAVRMKLGAEGYGIYFMILERLRDERDNMSVKDYNILAFDFRVSSEKVKSVIEDFGLFEFTDDKKSFFSKRMVENMNFKNEKSEKARKSAEMRWNKSEKNANALPTQNEGNALKERKVKESKVKESNTVIDIPFSPSGDSTPVKSFKQFSKQEFYESLKIFVKEFGKDTVRDFFDYWTEPSASGKMRFQLEKTWSAKGRLGTWKRNEPKFGGSNLVNNKIEQQNIPGPWHS; from the coding sequence ATGAGTAAAAAGGATTCATACTATTTCAGTCATGACAGTAACGCTCGTAATGATGAGAAACTTCTCGCCGTGCGAATGAAACTAGGAGCTGAAGGATATGGCATTTACTTTATGATTCTTGAAAGATTACGCGATGAAAGAGATAATATGAGCGTCAAAGATTATAACATTTTAGCCTTTGACTTTCGTGTAAGCTCTGAAAAAGTAAAATCAGTAATCGAAGATTTTGGCCTATTTGAATTTACAGACGATAAGAAATCATTCTTCTCTAAACGTATGGTTGAGAACATGAACTTCAAAAATGAAAAGTCTGAAAAAGCTCGAAAATCGGCAGAAATGAGATGGAATAAAAGCGAAAAAAATGCGAACGCATTGCCAACGCAAAACGAAGGGAATGCTTTAAAGGAAAGGAAAGTAAAGGAAAGTAAAGTAAAGGAAAGTAATACTGTTATAGATATTCCTTTTTCGCCTTCCGGCGATTCAACCCCTGTTAAATCTTTTAAACAATTTTCTAAACAGGAATTCTATGAATCGTTAAAAATCTTTGTCAAAGAATTTGGTAAGGATACCGTAAGAGACTTTTTCGATTATTGGACTGAGCCGTCAGCTTCTGGTAAAATGAGATTTCAACTCGAAAAGACCTGGAGTGCTAAAGGCAGACTAGGAACGTGGAAGAGAAATGAGCCAAAGTTTGGAGGAAGTAATCTGGTAAACAACAAAATTGAACAACAAAATATTCCGGGACCATGGCATTCGTAG
- a CDS encoding RusA family crossover junction endodeoxyribonuclease gives MKIALKILGIPQPKQSTRFKIQNFGSKQFAKAYQPDKVVQNERNIAFDVKSQLPNGFVPMTGAIHVKRLLYVFPPLSSFSKKKLKEIEEGKIFYKTTKPDLTDNLNKPLFDALQGIVYLNDSQVCKFSEVDKIYGTVPRIEIEFEEL, from the coding sequence ATGAAAATCGCTCTAAAAATATTGGGTATACCCCAACCTAAGCAATCAACACGATTTAAGATTCAAAATTTTGGTAGTAAGCAATTCGCTAAAGCATATCAACCTGATAAGGTGGTTCAGAACGAAAGGAATATAGCTTTTGATGTCAAGTCACAGCTGCCAAATGGATTCGTTCCAATGACGGGAGCAATTCATGTTAAAAGGCTTTTATACGTTTTTCCTCCACTGAGTAGTTTTTCCAAAAAGAAACTCAAAGAAATAGAAGAGGGAAAAATTTTCTACAAAACAACTAAGCCTGACCTTACTGATAACCTCAACAAGCCGCTGTTTGACGCTTTACAAGGAATAGTTTACTTAAACGACTCTCAGGTATGTAAGTTCTCAGAGGTTGACAAAATATACGGCACAGTACCAAGAATTGAAATCGAATTTGAAGAATTATAA
- the fabF gene encoding beta-ketoacyl-ACP synthase II, with amino-acid sequence MELKRVVVTGFGAITPIGNNAKEYWENLVKGESGAAPITLFDATNFKTKFACEVKNFDPLQHFDKKESKKMDRNTQLGLVAAKEAVEHSGIIEDNVDKNRVGVIWGSGIGGLETFETEVLGWANTEIPRFNPFFIPKMIADMTPGQISIEYGFHGPNYTTVSACASSANAIIDSKMLIQLGKADVIVCGGSEAAVTASGVGGFNAMMALSTRNDDPTTASRPFDKDRDGFVLGEGAGCIILEEYEHAVKRGATIYAELLGGGMSADAYHMTAPHPEGLGAYLVMKNCLEDAGLTADEVDHINMHGTSTPLGDIAESNAISKLLGEHAFDIQINSTKSMTGHLLGAAGVIEAIAALGTIIHGIVPPTINHFTDDEKIDSRLNFTFNTAVKKDVKVAMSNTFGFGGHNACVLFKKI; translated from the coding sequence ATGGAATTAAAAAGAGTAGTTGTAACAGGTTTTGGAGCAATAACACCAATCGGAAATAATGCAAAAGAATACTGGGAAAATCTTGTGAAAGGTGAGAGCGGAGCCGCTCCGATTACTCTTTTTGATGCCACAAACTTTAAAACTAAGTTTGCTTGCGAGGTAAAAAATTTCGATCCATTACAGCATTTCGATAAGAAAGAGTCTAAAAAAATGGACCGAAATACTCAATTGGGACTTGTTGCTGCTAAAGAAGCAGTAGAACATTCTGGTATTATTGAAGATAATGTAGATAAAAACAGAGTTGGTGTAATTTGGGGCTCCGGAATCGGAGGTCTGGAAACATTTGAAACGGAAGTTTTAGGATGGGCTAATACCGAAATTCCTAGATTTAATCCATTCTTTATTCCTAAAATGATTGCTGATATGACTCCTGGTCAGATCTCAATTGAATATGGTTTCCACGGACCAAATTATACAACGGTATCTGCATGTGCATCTTCAGCAAATGCTATAATTGATTCCAAAATGCTTATCCAATTAGGAAAAGCAGACGTGATTGTGTGCGGAGGCTCTGAAGCAGCCGTTACAGCAAGTGGTGTCGGTGGATTTAATGCAATGATGGCACTTTCTACAAGAAATGATGATCCTACAACAGCTTCAAGACCTTTTGACAAAGACAGAGATGGATTTGTATTAGGTGAAGGTGCTGGATGTATTATTCTTGAAGAATACGAGCACGCGGTAAAACGTGGTGCTACAATTTATGCAGAATTATTAGGAGGTGGTATGAGTGCTGATGCATATCATATGACGGCTCCTCATCCTGAAGGCCTTGGTGCTTATCTAGTAATGAAAAACTGTTTGGAAGATGCAGGTTTAACTGCTGATGAAGTAGATCATATCAACATGCATGGTACCTCTACTCCATTAGGAGACATCGCAGAATCCAACGCAATTTCGAAGTTATTAGGCGAGCATGCTTTTGACATTCAGATCAATTCTACAAAGTCAATGACAGGTCACCTTTTGGGGGCAGCCGGTGTTATTGAGGCTATCGCTGCGTTAGGAACGATTATTCATGGTATTGTTCCTCCTACCATCAACCATTTCACTGATGATGAAAAGATTGACAGCAGATTAAACTTTACGTTTAATACTGCCGTTAAGAAAGATGTAAAAGTAGCCATGAGCAATACTTTTGGATTTGGCGGGCATAACGCTTGCGTTCTATTTAAGAAAATCTAA
- a CDS encoding DUF4468 domain-containing protein, with translation MKQILIFLLFVLSTFFYGQELQYEGVVKVDSLTTKEELYNRARSWFADTYKSEKDVMSITDKDLGEISGNGAIRFEPKTFYFGSMCARGWIMYKINIYIKEGRYKYNFHTFIHEGTRCPGGGGLVSFGLLTSDKEHKTESNKGWREVKEVVNKHMEDLIKSLNELMNKKHETNNDW, from the coding sequence ATGAAACAAATATTAATATTTTTACTCTTCGTTTTAAGTACATTTTTTTATGGTCAGGAGCTCCAATATGAAGGAGTTGTTAAAGTTGATTCGTTAACAACAAAAGAAGAACTTTATAACCGAGCTCGTAGCTGGTTTGCTGATACTTATAAAAGTGAAAAAGATGTAATGAGTATTACAGATAAAGATCTTGGGGAAATTTCAGGAAATGGAGCTATAAGATTTGAACCAAAAACATTTTATTTTGGTTCTATGTGTGCAAGAGGATGGATAATGTATAAGATAAATATTTATATAAAGGAAGGTCGTTATAAATATAATTTCCATACTTTCATACATGAAGGCACAAGATGTCCAGGCGGAGGAGGACTCGTTTCCTTTGGTCTTCTAACTTCAGATAAAGAACATAAAACTGAATCAAATAAGGGTTGGAGAGAAGTTAAAGAAGTGGTTAATAAACACATGGAAGATCTAATAAAATCATTAAATGAATTAATGAATAAAAAACACGAAACTAATAATGATTGGTAA
- a CDS encoding DUF4468 domain-containing protein encodes MKQLYILLFTISCLLCYSQELQYEVFVNVDSTITKTSLYNIARTWASQNFNTNNKVTTEDPELGEISGIGNYDYRASKKYMGSSCVEGPISYKFSLFFKDGKYKYSFYSFVHNGSRGPGCGRVDYGPLTVSDHAPLKGKMIADDYAWYDVKEKTSELINSLVKSLNETLIKVNQSNSNW; translated from the coding sequence ATGAAACAATTATACATATTATTATTTACAATTTCTTGTCTTCTTTGCTATTCTCAAGAACTCCAATATGAAGTTTTTGTTAATGTAGACTCTACTATAACAAAAACTTCTCTTTATAATATTGCAAGAACTTGGGCATCTCAAAACTTCAATACTAATAATAAAGTTACAACAGAAGATCCAGAACTTGGAGAAATCAGTGGAATTGGAAATTATGACTATAGAGCTTCTAAGAAATACATGGGTTCATCTTGCGTAGAAGGTCCGATAAGTTATAAGTTTAGTTTATTTTTTAAAGACGGAAAGTACAAATATTCCTTTTATTCATTTGTACATAACGGTTCTAGAGGTCCAGGATGCGGACGTGTTGATTATGGGCCATTAACAGTCTCTGATCATGCTCCTTTAAAAGGGAAAATGATTGCAGATGATTATGCTTGGTATGATGTAAAAGAAAAAACTTCAGAACTTATTAATTCATTAGTCAAAAGTTTAAATGAAACTTTGATTAAAGTAAATCAATCTAATTCTAATTGGTAA
- a CDS encoding P-loop NTPase family protein — MAFVDLLGQTQRKMRHIRENGELIPIHFGFHTWNQFDKGKYLMGSRKCTLLLGGEPNHGKSQVTKELVMQLVEKHNHKVALFCTEDGDVEKLFSIYCHMYQGKPYTKVRPDGSVNPYAMTDAEADEAEHYLLDKIYIFKQNRKETSYQTLDNIYKQLEKAELHYGIKFDTLVVDPIYDVDDFEPKADEVLRCLNRINLEAEENNRFDIIVNHVAETHKTFDPKTGKRKKHLALADEFYGGKNNNRKAMLQILVHRPEPNVDENGKWLEGHENDSIVIRPNQTNIHILKVKPEGIAKWGVYDIYFDFKSRRYYEDYIENETTKFAFASCTKFYDRSPVSTPVNINQFRFTPEEAFGNETRSTQPISQPVYTGDDDDDFPF, encoded by the coding sequence ATGGCATTCGTAGACTTGTTAGGACAGACGCAGAGAAAAATGCGTCATATTCGAGAGAACGGAGAATTAATTCCTATTCATTTTGGATTTCACACATGGAATCAGTTTGACAAAGGTAAGTATCTGATGGGATCAAGGAAGTGCACTTTGTTGTTAGGGGGTGAGCCGAACCATGGGAAGTCACAGGTGACAAAAGAGCTTGTAATGCAATTAGTTGAAAAGCATAATCACAAAGTTGCTCTTTTTTGTACTGAAGATGGAGATGTGGAAAAGTTATTTTCAATTTATTGCCACATGTATCAGGGGAAACCGTACACAAAAGTCCGTCCAGATGGGAGTGTAAATCCTTATGCAATGACAGATGCTGAAGCAGATGAAGCAGAACATTACTTACTGGATAAAATATACATTTTCAAGCAAAACCGTAAAGAAACTAGTTATCAGACTTTAGACAACATCTACAAACAACTTGAAAAAGCGGAACTGCATTACGGGATTAAGTTTGACACTCTTGTTGTTGACCCCATCTACGACGTTGATGACTTTGAGCCTAAAGCAGATGAGGTACTGAGGTGCTTAAACCGAATTAACCTGGAAGCAGAAGAGAACAACCGGTTTGATATTATTGTTAACCACGTTGCAGAGACACACAAGACATTTGATCCAAAGACCGGTAAAAGAAAAAAGCATCTTGCTTTAGCTGATGAATTCTACGGAGGAAAGAATAACAACCGTAAAGCAATGCTGCAGATTCTTGTTCACCGTCCAGAGCCGAATGTTGATGAAAATGGAAAATGGCTTGAAGGACATGAGAATGATAGTATTGTAATAAGACCTAATCAGACTAACATTCACATACTTAAGGTAAAACCAGAAGGGATAGCAAAGTGGGGAGTGTATGATATATACTTCGATTTTAAAAGCAGAAGGTATTACGAAGACTATATCGAAAATGAAACGACAAAATTTGCTTTCGCCAGTTGCACAAAATTCTATGATAGAAGCCCAGTAAGTACACCTGTAAACATTAATCAATTCAGATTTACACCAGAAGAAGCATTTGGAAATGAAACAAGATCAACACAACCAATCTCACAGCCCGTATACACCGGAGACGATGACGATGATTTCCCATTTTAA